The following are from one region of the Georgenia sp. M64 genome:
- a CDS encoding ferric reductase-like transmembrane domain-containing protein: MSTEHVRRNVVDPDAGPTLRDSPQAAAAWRSASVRHSVLAVATLVLVFAFWRSRMEWTPDMRLWRALGDAAVVLLFASLAMGPAARLSAVAARALSWRRQVGVWAALAAFAHSLLTIDGWARWSVRRFLGYEFVPELGREVRLEPGFGLANLIGLVAAGWLLVLLATSSDRAVRWLGPRGWKWLHGGSHVVFYLVVLHAGYFLFMHYTASFHRAVPAENWFRFPMLVLAAMVLVLKWAAFTRTIRRSRARAAGPARMDRRR, from the coding sequence ATGTCCACTGAGCACGTCCGCCGCAACGTTGTCGATCCGGACGCCGGCCCGACACTGCGCGACTCACCTCAGGCGGCCGCGGCGTGGCGATCGGCATCGGTCCGTCACAGCGTGCTCGCCGTCGCGACGCTGGTGCTCGTCTTCGCCTTCTGGCGCAGCAGAATGGAGTGGACGCCGGACATGAGGCTGTGGCGGGCCCTCGGTGATGCAGCGGTCGTCCTGCTCTTCGCCTCCCTGGCGATGGGGCCGGCGGCGCGGCTGTCGGCGGTCGCTGCTCGAGCGCTGTCCTGGCGGCGACAGGTCGGCGTGTGGGCAGCGCTGGCGGCGTTCGCGCACTCGCTGCTCACGATCGACGGCTGGGCGAGGTGGAGCGTGCGGCGGTTTCTGGGCTACGAGTTCGTCCCTGAGCTGGGGCGGGAAGTCCGTCTGGAGCCCGGGTTTGGCCTGGCGAACCTAATCGGACTAGTTGCGGCCGGCTGGCTGCTGGTGCTGCTCGCGACGTCGTCCGACCGGGCCGTGCGCTGGCTGGGCCCACGCGGATGGAAGTGGCTGCACGGAGGGTCCCACGTCGTGTTCTACCTCGTCGTGCTACACGCGGGATACTTCTTGTTCATGCACTACACCGCGTCCTTCCACCGTGCTGTCCCGGCCGAGAACTGGTTCCGGTTTCCCATGCTCGTGCTCGCCGCGATGGTGCTGGTTCTCAAGTGGGCGGCGTTCACTCGAACCATCCGTCGCAGCCGAGCCCGCGCGGCTGGCCCGGCCCGGATGGACAGGAGGAGGTGA
- a CDS encoding heparan-alpha-glucosaminide N-acetyltransferase domain-containing protein has translation MTVTPVPVAARSRLLDRRRLLGVDVARGIALIGMMSVHVMPSLAPDGAVTWAYRLFAGRASALFAVLAGLSLILALKGEKDAPPEFGARRGILGRAAVVAAVGLFLGSLGSGVAIILVHYAVLFAIGALFIGMGARPLLLTATAWMVLSPVVGHLLRQDMPAGPGASPSLASLADPGQLVLTILLTGYYPVLQWTGYVLVGMALGRLPLRRTAIGLWLLVIGVLLAVAAKLVSAVLLGPAGGLDRLTVPRSSALAGRELGTILQTGMYGTTPTSSWWWLAVSTPHSAVPLDLLHTTGTAVAVIGGCLVLVTGLRARWRWLVLPVAAAGSMTLTLYTLHVTSLAVIRGVTSATTTSPTALWAVSVVVAVLLALAWQLTGRRGPLENVASVMSAAARGGASAGYRSSAPPR, from the coding sequence GTGACCGTCACCCCGGTTCCGGTCGCGGCGAGGAGCCGGCTGTTGGATCGGCGGCGGCTCCTCGGCGTGGACGTGGCGCGCGGCATCGCCTTGATCGGCATGATGTCGGTCCATGTCATGCCGTCCCTCGCGCCGGACGGGGCGGTTACGTGGGCTTACCGGCTGTTCGCAGGGCGGGCCTCTGCCCTCTTCGCCGTGTTGGCAGGGTTGTCGCTGATCCTGGCCCTGAAGGGGGAGAAGGACGCGCCGCCGGAGTTTGGGGCACGCCGAGGGATCCTTGGACGGGCTGCGGTTGTCGCTGCGGTGGGTCTGTTCCTCGGCTCTCTGGGCTCCGGTGTCGCGATCATCCTGGTGCACTACGCGGTACTCTTCGCGATCGGAGCGTTGTTCATCGGTATGGGTGCCCGGCCACTCCTGCTGACGGCAACTGCGTGGATGGTGCTGAGCCCGGTCGTTGGCCATCTGCTGCGTCAGGACATGCCCGCCGGTCCGGGAGCGAGTCCGTCGCTGGCCTCCCTGGCCGACCCGGGACAACTTGTTCTCACGATCCTCCTCACGGGCTACTACCCGGTGCTGCAGTGGACTGGGTACGTCCTCGTCGGGATGGCGTTGGGTCGCCTGCCGCTCCGGCGGACGGCAATAGGACTTTGGCTGCTGGTCATCGGCGTTTTGCTCGCCGTGGCTGCCAAACTTGTCTCGGCAGTGCTCCTCGGACCGGCGGGTGGCCTGGATCGGCTGACCGTGCCGCGATCGTCGGCGCTCGCCGGTCGTGAGCTCGGCACGATCCTTCAGACGGGAATGTACGGGACGACGCCGACCTCGTCGTGGTGGTGGCTTGCGGTGTCGACGCCGCACTCCGCCGTTCCCCTGGACCTGCTCCACACGACGGGGACGGCCGTGGCCGTGATCGGAGGCTGCCTCGTGCTCGTCACGGGCCTGCGCGCCCGGTGGCGGTGGCTGGTGCTTCCCGTCGCGGCCGCCGGGTCGATGACGCTGACCCTCTACACGCTGCACGTCACCAGTCTCGCGGTCATCCGCGGCGTGACCAGCGCGACGACAACGTCTCCGACGGCCCTCTGGGCGGTGAGCGTCGTCGTTGCCGTCCTACTGGCGCTGGCGTGGCAACTCACCGGTCGCCGAGGTCCGCTCGAGAACGTCGCGTCCGTCATGAGTGCCGCCGCGCGTGGGGGCGCGAGCGCTGGTTACCGCTCGTCCGCCCCGCCGCGCTGA
- the istA gene encoding IS21 family transposase has product MEILEAFDATESAHSAARLAGVDPKTVRRYVAARDSGRPVTGPGRRPRMIDGYMPKIEEWVERGNGKVRADVIHSRLVALGFTGTERTTRRAVARAKAAWRAGHRRTYRPWITEPGLWLQFDWGEGPRVPGPDGTLRRTLLFCAWLAWSRFRVVIPVWDQSLPSLIACLDATLRRLGGVPTYVLTDNPKTVSVDHVAGVPVRHPQIVQVARHYGTQVHTCVPYDPESKGGTEATVKIAKADLVPTEANLREAYASFAELEAACEEFCAKVNSRKHRESARVPAEALVEERARLHVLPAAPHTMALGQTRSVNTDQTVRFGSVRYSTPPGLVGAEVWVRVAGTELVIVADLDALPVVPDWAGDRRGLVEVARHRLSTPGNPRIDLGHYPGHPQDPDGAPRTPRPRARSAAERDFLALGDGAHSWLVEASAAGTVRIRAKMAAAVELAALVGTETVDAALGVAATAGRFGEGDLPAIVEHQASGATSADLVIADETHSAQPGTAAWANFGTSKETTR; this is encoded by the coding sequence ATGGAGATTCTCGAGGCGTTCGACGCCACGGAGAGTGCGCACTCGGCCGCGCGGTTGGCCGGGGTCGATCCCAAGACGGTGCGGCGCTACGTCGCCGCCCGGGATTCGGGCCGTCCGGTGACGGGGCCGGGTCGGCGGCCACGGATGATCGACGGGTACATGCCCAAGATCGAGGAGTGGGTCGAGCGCGGCAACGGCAAGGTCCGCGCGGACGTGATCCACTCCCGCCTCGTCGCCCTGGGGTTCACCGGGACCGAGCGGACCACCCGGCGCGCGGTCGCACGCGCCAAGGCGGCGTGGCGGGCCGGGCACCGCCGCACGTACCGGCCCTGGATCACCGAGCCGGGGCTGTGGTTGCAGTTCGACTGGGGCGAGGGCCCCAGGGTGCCGGGCCCGGACGGGACGCTGCGGCGGACGTTGCTGTTCTGCGCCTGGCTGGCCTGGTCGAGGTTCCGGGTGGTGATCCCGGTATGGGACCAGAGCCTGCCGAGCCTGATCGCGTGCCTGGACGCCACGCTGCGCCGTCTCGGTGGGGTGCCGACCTACGTGCTGACCGACAACCCCAAGACGGTCAGCGTCGACCACGTCGCCGGAGTACCGGTGCGTCATCCGCAGATCGTTCAGGTCGCCCGCCACTACGGCACCCAGGTTCACACGTGCGTGCCGTACGACCCGGAGTCCAAGGGTGGGACCGAGGCCACGGTCAAGATCGCCAAGGCCGACCTGGTCCCGACGGAGGCGAACCTGCGCGAGGCCTATGCCTCCTTCGCCGAGCTCGAGGCGGCCTGCGAGGAGTTCTGCGCCAAGGTCAACAGCCGCAAGCACCGCGAGTCCGCGCGGGTCCCGGCCGAGGCGCTGGTGGAGGAACGTGCCCGGCTGCATGTCCTGCCGGCCGCACCACACACGATGGCGTTGGGCCAGACCAGGAGCGTGAACACCGATCAGACGGTGCGGTTCGGGTCGGTGCGGTACTCCACCCCGCCGGGCCTGGTCGGCGCCGAGGTCTGGGTCCGCGTCGCCGGGACCGAGCTGGTCATCGTCGCCGACCTGGACGCCCTCCCCGTCGTGCCGGACTGGGCCGGGGACCGGCGCGGGCTCGTCGAGGTCGCCCGGCACCGGCTCTCCACCCCGGGGAACCCGCGTATCGACCTGGGCCACTACCCCGGTCACCCGCAGGACCCCGACGGGGCGCCACGGACGCCGCGGCCGAGGGCGCGTAGCGCCGCGGAGCGGGACTTCCTCGCCCTGGGCGACGGCGCGCACTCCTGGCTGGTGGAGGCCTCCGCGGCCGGGACCGTGCGGATCCGGGCGAAGATGGCCGCCGCCGTCGAGCTCGCCGCCCTGGTCGGCACCGAGACCGTCGACGCCGCCCTGGGCGTCGCGGCCACCGCCGGCAGGTTCGGTGAGGGCGACCTGCCCGCGATCGTCGAGCACCAAGCGAGCGGCGCGACGTCCGCGGACCTCGTCATCGCCGACGAGACCCACTCCGCCCAGCCCGGCACCGCCGCCTGGGCCAACTTCGGCACCAGCAAGGAGACCACCCGATGA
- the istB gene encoding IS21-like element helper ATPase IstB codes for MNPTTTMPAPPLPEDLTAVLRRMRLPYLRAAAPDVLATAKAQRWDPTEVLRVLLAEEVRGRDEATRAMRRKAAGLPAGKTFASWREADSSIPVPTQSALAALEWVHRAENLAISGPSGTGKTHFVEALAHKVIDAGMRVSWFTLESLTTAIGRAGADGSISKVIAKITRAELIVVDDIGMLPSGQAAAEAFYRLVDATYERRSLAVTSNIHPSGFDTIMPKTLATAAVDRLLHHAHVIITEGTSLRLSEATAGRGVIPLN; via the coding sequence ATGAACCCCACCACCACGATGCCGGCACCGCCGCTGCCCGAGGACCTCACCGCGGTCCTGCGGCGCATGCGCCTGCCCTACCTGCGCGCCGCCGCCCCCGACGTCCTGGCAACGGCGAAAGCCCAACGCTGGGACCCCACCGAGGTCCTGCGCGTCCTGCTCGCCGAAGAGGTCCGCGGCCGCGACGAGGCCACCCGGGCCATGCGCCGCAAGGCCGCCGGCCTCCCAGCCGGGAAGACCTTCGCCTCCTGGCGCGAGGCCGACTCCTCCATCCCGGTCCCGACCCAGTCCGCCCTCGCCGCCCTGGAGTGGGTCCACCGAGCCGAGAACCTCGCCATCTCCGGGCCCTCGGGAACCGGGAAGACCCACTTCGTCGAGGCCCTGGCCCACAAGGTCATCGACGCCGGCATGCGGGTCTCCTGGTTCACCCTGGAGTCCCTCACCACCGCCATCGGCCGCGCCGGCGCCGACGGCTCCATCAGCAAGGTCATCGCCAAGATCACCCGCGCCGAGCTCATCGTCGTTGACGACATCGGCATGCTGCCCTCCGGCCAAGCCGCCGCCGAAGCCTTCTACCGCCTCGTCGACGCCACCTACGAACGCCGCAGCCTGGCCGTCACGAGCAACATCCACCCCTCCGGATTCGACACGATCATGCCGAAAACCCTCGCCACCGCTGCCGTCGACCGGCTCCTCCACCACGCCCACGTCATCATCACCGAGGGCACCTCCCTCCGGCTCAGCGAAGCCACCGCCGGACGCGGGGTGATCCCCTTGAACTAA
- the istA gene encoding IS21 family transposase, producing MKSAEEIMEILEAFDLTGSYRDAGELAGVSHHTVARYVAARDAGRLSERPAARPQLIDEFLPKVEEWVDKSNGKIRADIAHDKLVALGFTGSERTTRRAVAAVKKAYRQGRARVHRPWVTEPGLWLQYDFGDGPVIDGARTVLFCAWLAWSRFRVVLAIRDKTMPSVFAALDQVFRVLGGVPTYVLTDNEKTVTVEHIAGMAVRNPQMVAFARHYGVSVLTCEPADPASKGGTEATVKVAKADLVPKETNLLPGYASFAELEAACQAFTDLVNHRVHRVTRRVPAEMLAEERARLHALPAAPHTVAFGLTRQVPANSPMVTFEAGQYSVPHHLLGERVWVRTYGAGPGEQVVIVHAGESGPVEVARHARATPGSPSIDDAHFPPAPAGALERRPRPKSAAEIEFLALGDGARLWLSEAAAAGTTKMRVKMAEAVALAKLFDPGEVDWALGHAAVHARFAEADLPSILNHAGTSDGEVHRAGEDRSLTQGTAGWAALGQQPPASPGVEEVA from the coding sequence GTGAAGTCTGCCGAGGAGATCATGGAAATTCTCGAAGCGTTTGATCTGACTGGTTCGTACAGGGACGCCGGCGAGCTCGCCGGGGTCTCCCATCACACCGTCGCCCGATACGTCGCCGCTCGTGACGCGGGACGGTTGAGCGAGAGGCCGGCGGCCCGTCCGCAGCTGATCGATGAGTTCTTGCCCAAGGTCGAGGAGTGGGTGGACAAGAGCAACGGCAAGATCCGCGCCGACATCGCCCATGACAAGCTGGTTGCCCTGGGATTCACCGGGTCGGAGCGGACAACCCGCCGGGCGGTCGCGGCGGTGAAGAAGGCTTACCGGCAGGGCAGGGCCCGGGTGCATCGGCCCTGGGTCACCGAGCCGGGGCTGTGGTTGCAGTACGACTTCGGTGACGGCCCGGTCATCGACGGCGCGCGGACGGTGTTGTTCTGCGCGTGGCTGGCGTGGTCGAGGTTCCGGGTCGTGCTGGCGATCAGGGACAAGACGATGCCGAGCGTGTTCGCCGCCCTGGACCAGGTCTTCCGGGTTCTGGGTGGGGTGCCGACGTATGTGCTGACCGACAACGAGAAGACCGTCACCGTCGAGCACATCGCCGGGATGGCGGTGCGGAACCCGCAGATGGTGGCCTTCGCCCGGCACTACGGGGTCAGCGTGCTCACGTGCGAGCCGGCCGACCCGGCAAGCAAGGGCGGGACGGAGGCCACGGTCAAGGTCGCCAAGGCCGACCTGGTCCCGAAGGAGACGAACCTGCTGCCCGGTTACGCCTCGTTCGCCGAGCTCGAGGCGGCCTGTCAGGCGTTCACCGATCTGGTCAATCACCGGGTCCACCGGGTCACCCGGCGGGTCCCGGCGGAGATGCTGGCCGAGGAACGCGCCCGCCTGCATGCCCTGCCGGCGGCCCCGCACACGGTCGCGTTCGGGCTGACACGGCAGGTGCCGGCGAACTCCCCGATGGTGACCTTCGAGGCCGGGCAGTACTCCGTGCCGCATCACCTCCTCGGGGAGAGGGTGTGGGTCCGCACCTACGGCGCCGGGCCTGGGGAGCAGGTCGTCATCGTCCACGCCGGCGAGTCCGGCCCGGTCGAGGTCGCCCGCCACGCCCGCGCCACACCGGGCTCCCCGAGCATCGACGACGCGCACTTCCCGCCCGCCCCGGCCGGTGCCCTGGAGCGCCGGCCGCGTCCGAAGAGCGCCGCGGAGATCGAGTTCCTCGCCCTGGGTGACGGGGCCCGGCTCTGGCTGAGCGAGGCCGCCGCGGCCGGCACGACGAAGATGCGGGTCAAGATGGCCGAGGCCGTCGCCCTGGCCAAGCTCTTCGATCCCGGTGAGGTCGACTGGGCCCTGGGCCACGCCGCCGTCCACGCCCGCTTCGCCGAGGCCGACCTGCCCTCGATCCTGAACCACGCGGGCACGAGCGACGGTGAGGTCCACCGCGCCGGGGAGGACCGCTCCTTGACCCAGGGCACCGCCGGCTGGGCCGCCCTGGGCCAGCAACCGCCCGCCAGCCCCGGCGTCGAGGAGGTGGCCTGA
- the istB gene encoding IS21-like element helper ATPase IstB: MTTTTTRTSVPALGVPSAPPLPGDLEALLRRLRLPHIRHQAPEVIATAKAQRWEPVEVLRALFAEEAAGRDRASLATRRTAAGFPTGKTFDAWDEAASSIPVPTQHALRTLEWVHRKENLVVCGPSGTGKTFLLEALGHQAVEQGLRVSWFTLEDLGALLRRHRADDTVTKAIAKVLRADLVVVDDIGLLPVATDAAEGLYRLVDAAYEKRAVAISSNLHPAGFDELMPKTIATATVDRLLHHAHVCQTSGESVRLSQALSGRGVTPLA, translated from the coding sequence ATGACCACCACGACCACACGCACGAGCGTGCCGGCCCTGGGAGTGCCGTCCGCGCCGCCGCTACCCGGCGACCTCGAGGCCCTGCTCCGCCGGCTGCGCCTGCCCCACATCCGCCACCAGGCACCCGAGGTCATCGCCACCGCCAAGGCCCAACGCTGGGAACCCGTCGAGGTTCTACGGGCCCTGTTCGCCGAGGAGGCCGCCGGCCGGGACCGGGCCTCCCTGGCCACCCGCCGGACCGCGGCCGGGTTCCCCACCGGCAAGACGTTCGACGCCTGGGACGAGGCCGCGTCCTCGATCCCGGTCCCGACCCAGCACGCGCTACGGACCCTGGAGTGGGTCCACCGCAAGGAGAACCTCGTCGTCTGCGGGCCGTCGGGGACCGGGAAGACGTTCCTGCTCGAGGCCCTGGGGCACCAAGCCGTCGAGCAAGGCCTGCGGGTCTCGTGGTTCACCCTCGAAGACCTCGGCGCCCTCCTGCGCAGGCACCGCGCCGACGACACCGTCACCAAGGCCATCGCGAAGGTGCTGCGCGCCGACCTCGTGGTCGTCGACGACATCGGCCTCCTCCCGGTCGCCACCGACGCCGCCGAGGGCCTCTACCGCCTCGTCGACGCCGCCTACGAGAAACGAGCCGTCGCGATCAGCTCCAACCTCCACCCCGCCGGGTTCGACGAGCTCATGCCCAAGACCATCGCCACCGCGACCGTCGACCGGCTCCTCCACCACGCCCACGTCTGCCAGACCAGCGGCGAGTCCGTCCGCCTGTCCCAGGCCCTCTCCGGTCGAGGAGTGACGCCCTTGGCCTGA
- a CDS encoding SGNH/GDSL hydrolase family protein, translating to MTVMTALAAALARAQVAALRRRDWPSTAPLAVDVTVTPSTGAGADAGVVELGAFGDSAMAGVGVDRLDDVLSVQLAQRVADATGRAVHVVGYARSGARTLDVLTRQVPAVRRTPDVSVLVVGTNDVIHATSPLALTRTCEAMLDALETIGAPVVMSSLPEFRAMRALPGPVMSAARGYGSMVGAVQRRAAAPRPRVRLVDVVGAVGEEFVEDPDMMSTDSFHPSAIGYGRIADALAPAVLAHLGSSERWRGIPQGATGHLAGRHEEGVAGDAGTCSGAGPSGVP from the coding sequence ATGACGGTGATGACGGCCCTGGCCGCGGCGCTCGCCCGGGCCCAGGTGGCCGCGTTGCGCCGACGGGACTGGCCCTCGACGGCCCCCCTGGCGGTGGATGTGACGGTGACCCCGTCCACGGGCGCCGGTGCCGACGCCGGCGTCGTCGAGCTCGGGGCGTTCGGTGACTCGGCCATGGCGGGCGTCGGCGTCGACCGGCTCGACGACGTCCTGTCGGTACAGCTTGCCCAGCGGGTGGCCGACGCGACCGGGCGTGCCGTGCACGTGGTGGGCTACGCCCGTTCGGGTGCGCGGACCCTGGACGTGCTGACCCGGCAGGTCCCGGCGGTGCGCCGGACACCTGACGTATCGGTCCTGGTTGTCGGGACGAACGACGTCATCCACGCCACCTCACCGCTCGCGTTGACCCGCACTTGTGAGGCGATGCTCGACGCGCTCGAGACGATCGGTGCGCCCGTGGTGATGTCGAGCCTGCCGGAGTTCCGGGCCATGCGGGCGCTGCCGGGCCCTGTGATGTCGGCGGCACGCGGGTACGGCAGCATGGTCGGGGCGGTCCAGCGCCGCGCAGCGGCCCCACGGCCGCGGGTGCGCCTGGTCGACGTCGTCGGTGCCGTGGGTGAGGAGTTCGTCGAGGACCCGGACATGATGAGCACCGACTCCTTCCATCCGTCGGCGATTGGCTACGGCCGGATCGCCGACGCGTTGGCGCCGGCCGTCCTCGCCCACCTGGGGTCGTCCGAGCGCTGGCGGGGCATCCCGCAGGGCGCTACCGGGCATCTCGCAGGCAGGCACGAGGAAGGTGTGGCAGGGGATGCCGGTACCTGTTCAGGTGCCGGGCCGTCCGGGGTCCCGTGA
- a CDS encoding AarF/UbiB family protein, whose protein sequence is MSPRTQRYREIVEILSVHGFGFAVGAMGMTGRFPFRRGLPGHQRGRTYAQPEHLRLALEELGPTFVKIGQILSTRADLLPPGYLTEVARLQDDVAPVPVAAVLETITEELGAVTIFDTLDRDPLASASIGQAHAATVAGARVVVKVRRPGVVAVVTEDLEILQDLAARATRHWEVARDHDVVGIAQEFAATLRNELDYLREGRNAERFAAAFAADPAVHIPAVLWETTTSRVLTLERIRGVKIDDADALVAAGIDRPALARRAASVLCKMVFEDGFFHADPHPGNFFVEADGRLGIIDFGMVGEIDDALRENLGDLLVAVMGSDVDGATDAVLHLNRSGGTVDRPALRADLARLVQTFSNRSLADFPVTALINDLLVTLRRHHLRMPTDMALLFKTLIMAEGLGERLDPDFRLVDVLAPYAENLVSQRFSADALPRLITALTHDLRSAGAGVPRALRGLIEALEQGSVDGPGRTDELRAVLDHVDRVGNRILAAVVAATVVDGLGRAVFTAPDRWSALRARLVLTGAGGLAALIAYLTRTSSRDPGRPGT, encoded by the coding sequence ATGAGCCCGAGGACGCAGCGCTACCGCGAGATCGTGGAGATCCTGTCCGTGCATGGCTTCGGTTTCGCGGTCGGCGCCATGGGGATGACCGGCAGGTTCCCGTTCCGGCGGGGACTACCCGGCCACCAAAGGGGCCGGACGTACGCGCAGCCGGAGCACCTCCGGCTCGCGCTCGAGGAGCTGGGCCCCACGTTCGTCAAGATCGGGCAGATCCTGTCCACCCGTGCCGACCTGCTGCCACCGGGCTACCTCACCGAGGTAGCCCGGCTCCAGGACGACGTCGCGCCGGTGCCGGTCGCCGCGGTGCTGGAGACGATCACCGAGGAGCTGGGCGCTGTCACCATCTTCGACACCCTCGACCGCGACCCCCTGGCCAGCGCCTCGATCGGTCAGGCACACGCGGCCACCGTGGCGGGGGCGCGGGTCGTGGTCAAGGTCCGCCGGCCCGGCGTGGTGGCAGTGGTCACCGAGGATCTGGAGATCCTTCAGGACCTCGCGGCGCGCGCGACCCGCCACTGGGAGGTCGCCCGCGACCACGACGTCGTCGGGATCGCCCAGGAGTTCGCCGCCACGCTGCGCAACGAGCTCGACTACCTCCGGGAGGGCCGCAACGCCGAACGATTCGCGGCCGCCTTCGCCGCAGATCCCGCGGTCCACATCCCGGCAGTGCTGTGGGAGACCACCACCTCCCGGGTCCTGACGCTCGAACGCATCCGGGGGGTCAAGATCGACGACGCCGACGCGCTGGTCGCCGCAGGGATCGACCGGCCCGCCCTGGCCCGGCGGGCCGCGAGCGTGCTGTGCAAGATGGTCTTCGAGGACGGCTTCTTCCACGCCGACCCTCACCCCGGGAACTTCTTCGTCGAGGCCGACGGCAGGCTCGGGATCATCGACTTCGGCATGGTGGGCGAGATCGACGACGCCCTCCGAGAGAACCTGGGCGACCTCCTCGTCGCCGTCATGGGCTCGGACGTCGACGGGGCCACCGACGCAGTCCTCCACCTCAACCGGTCCGGCGGGACCGTCGACCGGCCCGCCCTGCGTGCTGACCTCGCACGGCTGGTGCAGACATTCAGCAACCGCTCGCTCGCCGACTTCCCGGTCACCGCCCTGATCAACGACCTCCTGGTGACCCTTCGCCGTCACCACCTGCGCATGCCCACCGACATGGCTCTGCTGTTCAAGACCTTGATCATGGCCGAGGGGCTGGGGGAACGGCTGGACCCCGACTTCCGACTCGTCGACGTCCTCGCGCCGTACGCCGAAAATCTGGTCTCCCAGCGATTCTCCGCCGACGCCCTGCCCCGGCTGATCACCGCGCTCACCCACGACCTACGATCAGCCGGTGCCGGCGTGCCTCGCGCACTGCGCGGCCTGATCGAGGCGCTCGAGCAAGGCAGTGTCGACGGACCAGGACGCACCGACGAGCTCCGTGCCGTGCTCGACCACGTCGACCGTGTGGGCAACCGCATCCTCGCCGCAGTTGTCGCAGCCACTGTCGTCGATGGTCTGGGCCGGGCGGTCTTCACCGCCCCTGACCGGTGGTCCGCGCTGCGCGCACGACTGGTCCTCACGGGAGCCGGAGGCCTCGCGGCGCTGATCGCCTACCTGACGCGTACCTCCTCACGGGACCCCGGACGGCCCGGCACCTGA
- a CDS encoding F510_1955 family glycosylhydrolase — translation MPDGAGPVRRVRHATLTVAAIALALGGGATWLVLRGVPGQAQPTDEFANVLMHVHGLGVDPADGVLYAASHTGLFRLPEDPSGKAERVADRWQDTMAFTVVGPNRFLASGHPDLREDEPDMLGLIESRDAGGTWEALSRQGVSDFHVLQPAGGLLYGYDSTAGRLLVTVDQETWQPRSTMVMTALAANPADTGTLLAVAADGGLRRSEDGGRSFTPLPGTPVLATLAWPDPGVVYGTDPDGTVLTSPDGGTTWQPRGTLDGPAAALTAEDLATVHVATDTGVYTSTDGGRTFEVRYPITLGR, via the coding sequence ATGCCCGATGGTGCAGGACCCGTGCGGCGTGTCCGGCACGCGACCCTTACCGTCGCAGCCATCGCCCTTGCACTGGGCGGCGGCGCGACGTGGCTGGTGCTGCGGGGGGTGCCGGGGCAGGCGCAGCCGACGGACGAGTTCGCCAACGTCCTCATGCACGTACACGGCCTCGGCGTCGACCCCGCCGACGGTGTCCTGTACGCGGCGAGCCACACGGGCCTGTTCCGCCTTCCTGAGGACCCCTCGGGCAAGGCCGAGCGGGTCGCCGACCGATGGCAGGACACCATGGCCTTCACCGTGGTCGGACCCAACCGGTTCCTCGCCAGCGGCCACCCGGACCTGCGCGAGGATGAACCGGACATGCTCGGCCTCATCGAGAGCCGCGACGCCGGGGGGACCTGGGAGGCGCTCTCCCGGCAGGGCGTGAGCGACTTCCACGTCCTGCAGCCCGCGGGCGGCCTCCTCTACGGCTACGACAGCACCGCCGGCCGGCTGCTCGTCACCGTTGACCAGGAGACGTGGCAGCCGCGGTCCACGATGGTGATGACTGCCCTGGCAGCCAACCCGGCCGACACCGGAACCCTCCTGGCCGTCGCCGCCGACGGCGGGCTGCGGCGCAGCGAAGACGGCGGTCGGTCCTTCACACCGCTGCCGGGAACCCCGGTCCTGGCCACGCTGGCGTGGCCGGACCCCGGTGTGGTGTACGGCACCGACCCCGATGGGACGGTGCTCACCAGCCCCGACGGGGGCACGACCTGGCAGCCGCGCGGCACCCTGGACGGACCGGCCGCAGCCCTGACGGCCGAGGACCTCGCCACCGTCCACGTCGCCACCGACACGGGCGTCTACACCTCGACCGACGGCGGTAGGACCTTCGAGGTCCGCTACCCCATCACGCTCGGCCGGTAA